One Rhodospirillaceae bacterium genomic window, AATATGGCGAATGGAACGATTACGGAGTCTGTTGGCCGAGAAGAGGAATTTATTCAAGAGCGCATTGAGCTACATCGAAATCCGAAGGAGAAAATTATTCGGGAGTGGTATGACGGCTCCTGGTATGTGATCAGTGAAGTTAAAACACCCCGCAACGGTATCATCCAAACGTTCAATGATATTACGCCGTTGAAGATGGCGGAGGCGGAACTTCTCGAAAAATCAAAGTTGATGGAACTGCTTCAAAATGTCGCGATTGCGGCGAATAACGAGCAGACTTTGGATGGCGCAATTCAGAAATGCTTGGATGACATCTGCCACCATATAGACTGGCCCGTTGGTCACGCTCATGTTTCGACCTCGACTGCACCAGGCGTGCTCATTCCATCTGATATTTGGTGCTTGGAGGACGAGGAAAAATTCGGCAAATTTGTCGAAGTCCGAGAAAATTCAGAATTCGTTATGGAAGGCGGGCTTGTTGATCAAGTTGTCCGAAGCTGTGCGCCGCTATGGATTCCTGACCTCACCAAAGCATCTGACGAATTTACCGAAGATATGGCTGATGAATTGCTTATTCGATCTGCATTCGGGCTGCCGGTATTTTCGGGTGACAATATTGTCGCTGTCTTGGCCTTCTTTACATCTGAGGTCACAGAACCTAACGAAGATCTTTTGGAGACCTTGGCGCAAGTCGGCGGGCTGTTAGGTCGGGTCGTCGAACGTATGGAGGCGCAGGAAGAAGTTGATCGTCGAATGAATGAATTGGCGACCGAAGTTCTCGTTCGCAAAAGGGCTGAGGAAAAAATTCAGCACCTGGCCAATCACGATGCACTAACAGGCTTACCCAGTTTGCGCTTGGGTAAGGATCGATTGGCGAATGCAATTGCGAATGCCAAGCGCCATAAGAAAAAAGCTGCCGTTATGTTTGTAGACCTGGATGGATTCAAAGCCGTCAACGACACCTTAGGCCATGATGTGGGTGACGAGGTCCTGAAAGGGGTTTCCGAACGGCTGCTAAATTCTGTACGTGAAGTTGATACGGTCGCGCGAATTGGCGGCGATGAGTTTACCGTGGTTTTGACCGAGGTTAAGACAGAAGATGACGCCGCGGTTGTCGCGAAAAAAATCATTGGCAACGTGTCGGAACCGTTTGTTGTCGGCGGTGGTGGCGCGCAGACGAACATTGGCGCGAGCATCGGTATAGCCATATTTCCTGACCACGGCGCGAGCGCTGAAGAGTTGGTTCATCGAGGGGATCAAGCGATGTACTCGGTTAAGCGGCAGGGGAAAAACAACTACGCTTTCGCCAGCGATATAGAGGCAGATACTGGGGCAGGAGACTAGTTTGGTGCGGCAGCCTGTGACCGGCCGGTCCGATTGGATGGGGACAGAAGCGACAGAGTCTGAAGATTGGGTCCATATCCTTTCTGACCTGGAAGTTTCCGAAATTGATAAAGTGTTACGGGGGTGCATTGCCGACGGCGTGACCATTGACGTGCTGACTAGGGAACAATTTCCTGTGCCAGGGCTGACAGGACTTATTGATGACGTTCGGGGCGGATTAGAAGAAGGCCGCGGGATTTTTCTGATTCGTGGGTTGCCGACCGCGCCGTACTCTAAAGAGGAACTCAGGCTGATCTATTGGGGCTTTGGCCTGCACCTGGGAACGGCGGTCTCTCAAAGCAAAAGAGGAGATTTACTCGGTGATGTCCGTGACCTCGGAACACCTTTGGATGGCCCCAAGTTTCGAGGTTATACCAGCCATGGCGAGTTGACCTATCATTCCGATGCGGCTGATGTAACCGGGCTTTTGTGTCTGCGTCCGGCCAAATCGGGTGGGCTCAGCCGGATTGTCAGCGCTCCGGCAGTCCACAATGAAATTTTGAAAACCCGCCCCGATCTTTTGGAGGTCCTGTACCAGCCTTTTTATTGGAGTTTTCAAGGTAACGAGTTTCCCGGCACGCCTACGTATTACCAGCAACCTGTATTTACAGTCCACGAGGGGCATTTTGCCTGCCGATATACCCGCACACATATGCGTTCGGCACATTTAATGGACGATGTACCGAGTTGGACGCCGGAACAGAGCGAAGCCCTTGATTTGATTGATACAATTTGTGAGCGGCCAGAGTTTCAGCTTACCATGATGTTCCAGCCCGGCGACATGCAGTTCCTGAACAACCATCTTGCCTATCATATGAGGACAGAATTCGAAGATTATTCCGACCCTGATGAGAAAAGGCATCTGCTCCGTTTGTGGCTCGCTATGCCGAATTCGCGCCCCTTGGCCCCTGGGTTCAAAGCATTTTATGGCGATACACGGGCAGGGGCCGTCAGAGGCGGCCACCCTGGTCACGGCGACACTCCCGCATTTACGACAATTTGATTAGGCTTTGATCAAGTTTGGGGGGCTTGGGACCTGTCGGTCATCGAGTAATCCCGAGCGACTTCGGCCACTCTTAGGCGATAGTCAAGAAAGACGCCGCCTCGCCCTTTTGCTTGAGCCGCTTGATGTTCGACATGTGCGCGCCATTGGCTGACGGCTTCTTCGTCGCGCCAGAAGGACAACGAGAGAATTTTGCCCTCATTGACCAAACTAGAGAACCGTTCGATGGAAATGAAGCCATCGATCTTTTCCAGTTCGGGGCGTAGCTCGCCCGCGATATCCAAGTATTCCTGAAACCGTTCTTTGTCCGGCGTGACTTCAAAAATGACGGCAATCATGATGCGGCTCCTTACGGCTTTAGTTTGTATCCAGTATCAAACATCCGGTAGCAAACGATTGCCAGCACGATATTAATTCCCGTGATTGCGGCGATCCCCATTTCCAGCGAACTGTCAGAACGTCCGATAAACCCGTAACGGAAGCCGTCAATTAGATAGAAGAAGGGGTTTAAATGCGCAAACGTCTGAAAGGACTCGGGCAAACGTTCAATGCTGTAAAAGCTGCCTGATAGGAACGATAGCGGCATTATGACGAAGTTGGTGACGGCTGAATTGTATTCGTGCTTATCAGCCCATATGCCACTGATCATTCCCAGCATGGACAGCATCAGGGCCGCGTTGATCGCATGAAACAAAACGAACGGCAAACTGTGGAGTGTGAAGTCA contains:
- a CDS encoding antibiotic biosynthesis monooxygenase, which translates into the protein MIAVIFEVTPDKERFQEYLDIAGELRPELEKIDGFISIERFSSLVNEGKILSLSFWRDEEAVSQWRAHVEHQAAQAKGRGGVFLDYRLRVAEVARDYSMTDRSQAPQT
- a CDS encoding TauD/TfdA family dioxygenase, which codes for MRQPVTGRSDWMGTEATESEDWVHILSDLEVSEIDKVLRGCIADGVTIDVLTREQFPVPGLTGLIDDVRGGLEEGRGIFLIRGLPTAPYSKEELRLIYWGFGLHLGTAVSQSKRGDLLGDVRDLGTPLDGPKFRGYTSHGELTYHSDAADVTGLLCLRPAKSGGLSRIVSAPAVHNEILKTRPDLLEVLYQPFYWSFQGNEFPGTPTYYQQPVFTVHEGHFACRYTRTHMRSAHLMDDVPSWTPEQSEALDLIDTICERPEFQLTMMFQPGDMQFLNNHLAYHMRTEFEDYSDPDEKRHLLRLWLAMPNSRPLAPGFKAFYGDTRAGAVRGGHPGHGDTPAFTTI
- a CDS encoding diguanylate cyclase, whose protein sequence is MTNSLESTYKWKSKEELLAEIAVLEQRLGDSEESLYRLRESATGTKKGSLDAGNYPLKRAEDRLQKNKERLIDAIHSLQEGFALFDSDDKLVVFNDVYKRLHALSNNFLKPGVTFEQLLRNNMANGTITESVGREEEFIQERIELHRNPKEKIIREWYDGSWYVISEVKTPRNGIIQTFNDITPLKMAEAELLEKSKLMELLQNVAIAANNEQTLDGAIQKCLDDICHHIDWPVGHAHVSTSTAPGVLIPSDIWCLEDEEKFGKFVEVRENSEFVMEGGLVDQVVRSCAPLWIPDLTKASDEFTEDMADELLIRSAFGLPVFSGDNIVAVLAFFTSEVTEPNEDLLETLAQVGGLLGRVVERMEAQEEVDRRMNELATEVLVRKRAEEKIQHLANHDALTGLPSLRLGKDRLANAIANAKRHKKKAAVMFVDLDGFKAVNDTLGHDVGDEVLKGVSERLLNSVREVDTVARIGGDEFTVVLTEVKTEDDAAVVAKKIIGNVSEPFVVGGGGAQTNIGASIGIAIFPDHGASAEELVHRGDQAMYSVKRQGKNNYAFASDIEADTGAGD